The Cellulomonas sp. P24 genome contains a region encoding:
- a CDS encoding GH39 family glycosyl hydrolase, whose product MPEPVIVPGAPVGPLSPAWRACVGTGRINLALRADHLESLARVQREIGFSYLRGHGLLSDDMGVHRTAAVDGRTHTRYSFTYVDQVHDRLLALGIRPFLELGFMPSLLASGPETVFWWKGNITPPADLQAWVDLVQALLRHLIDRYGLDEVRRWPIEVWNEPNLDIFWKDADQEAYFRLYEATARAVKEVDASLQVGGPAISPGSDEWWAPFAEFVTSHDVPIDFVSRHAYTSRPEQAIPFGTYQELMPPQDLLDQFGAPRTHLGGTPLAGLPVHITEFNTSYRPDNPIHDTAYNAAYLAPVLAGGGDLVDSFSYWTFCDVFEELDVPTSFFHGGFGLLTHRQIAKPTFHLYAFMARMGAQVLARGDDHLVCQDSSGRITVLAWQPVGGTDAPPAPDRHDVVLSVPVVAGGDPVPDDTGVFVLRERVNEVDGNAFTAWRELGRPMSPDARELEILRRCERPAVEHHRLTTVDGRVELRLALSRHEVTFVELTAVHDTHHEGLDDRRLLGLDDDRLVAEHER is encoded by the coding sequence ATGCCCGAGCCCGTGATCGTCCCCGGCGCGCCCGTCGGCCCGCTGTCCCCCGCCTGGCGCGCGTGCGTCGGGACGGGCCGGATCAACCTGGCGCTGCGTGCCGACCACCTCGAGTCCTTGGCCCGGGTGCAGCGCGAGATCGGGTTCTCGTACCTCCGGGGGCACGGGCTGCTGTCCGACGACATGGGCGTGCACCGCACCGCGGCGGTCGACGGCCGCACGCACACCCGGTACTCGTTCACGTACGTGGACCAGGTGCACGACCGTCTGCTCGCGCTCGGCATCCGGCCGTTCCTCGAGCTGGGCTTCATGCCGTCCCTCCTCGCCTCCGGCCCGGAGACGGTGTTCTGGTGGAAGGGCAACATCACCCCGCCTGCGGACCTGCAGGCGTGGGTCGACCTGGTCCAGGCGCTGCTGCGTCACCTGATCGACCGGTACGGCCTCGACGAGGTGCGGCGCTGGCCGATCGAGGTGTGGAACGAGCCCAACCTCGACATCTTCTGGAAGGACGCAGACCAGGAGGCCTACTTCCGGCTGTACGAGGCCACCGCGCGGGCCGTCAAGGAGGTCGACGCGTCGCTGCAGGTCGGCGGGCCGGCGATCTCCCCCGGGTCCGACGAGTGGTGGGCACCGTTCGCCGAGTTCGTGACCAGCCACGACGTCCCGATCGACTTCGTCAGTCGGCACGCGTACACGTCGCGACCGGAGCAGGCGATCCCGTTCGGCACGTACCAGGAGCTCATGCCGCCGCAGGACCTGCTCGACCAGTTCGGCGCGCCGCGGACCCACCTCGGGGGCACGCCGCTGGCCGGGCTGCCGGTGCACATCACCGAGTTCAACACCTCGTACCGGCCGGACAACCCGATCCACGACACCGCGTACAACGCCGCGTACCTCGCGCCCGTGCTCGCCGGCGGCGGCGACCTGGTCGACTCGTTCTCGTACTGGACGTTCTGCGACGTGTTCGAGGAGCTCGACGTCCCGACCTCGTTCTTCCACGGCGGGTTCGGGCTGCTCACGCACCGGCAGATCGCGAAGCCCACGTTCCACCTCTACGCCTTCATGGCCCGGATGGGTGCACAGGTGCTCGCACGCGGCGACGACCACCTCGTCTGCCAGGACTCCTCCGGGCGGATCACCGTCCTGGCCTGGCAGCCCGTGGGCGGGACCGACGCCCCGCCCGCCCCGGACCGGCACGACGTCGTGCTGTCCGTGCCGGTGGTGGCCGGCGGGGACCCGGTCCCGGACGACACCGGGGTCTTCGTCCTGCGCGAGCGCGTCAACGAGGTCGACGGCAACGCGTTCACCGCATGGCGCGAGCTGGGGCGGCCGATGTCGCCCGACGCGCGCGAGCTCGAGATCCTGCGCCGGTGCGAGCGGCCGGCCGTCGAGCACCACCGGTTGACGACCGTCGACGGACGGGTCGAGCTGCGGCTCGCGCTCTCGCGCCACGAGGTGACGTTCGTCGAGCTCACCGCGGTCCACGACACGCACCACGAGGGGCTCGACGACCGCCGTCTGCTGGGGCTCGACGACGACCGGCTCGTCGCCGAGCACGAGCGGTAG
- a CDS encoding zinc-dependent alcohol dehydrogenase family protein — MRAWQVHEGRLELVERPDPEPAADELLVRVLACGVCRTDLHVLDGDLPVHRPDVTPGHEAVGVVVGAGPEVMDPRLGSRVGIPWLRRTCGRCDHCTSGHENLCTRSEYTGWDADGGYAELVTVPAAYAYPWPEDLDPAANAPLLCAGIIGFRALRRAEVPPGGRLGIYGFGGSAHLTAQVALAAGATVHVMTRAAAARSLAIELGCASAQGAADRPPEPLDAAILFAPVGELVPVALEALRPGGTLAIAGIHLSDVPPLDYQRHLFHEKQLRSVEANTREDGRELLATAARIGLRVSTQPYAFTDADRALADLRADRVNGAAVLTF; from the coding sequence ATGCGCGCGTGGCAGGTGCACGAGGGGCGGCTCGAGCTGGTGGAACGACCGGACCCGGAGCCCGCGGCCGACGAGCTGCTCGTCCGCGTCCTCGCGTGCGGGGTCTGCCGCACCGACCTGCACGTCCTGGACGGCGACCTGCCGGTGCACCGCCCCGACGTCACGCCCGGTCACGAGGCGGTCGGCGTCGTCGTCGGCGCAGGGCCCGAGGTCATGGACCCCCGGCTCGGGAGTCGCGTCGGCATCCCGTGGCTCCGGCGCACCTGCGGACGGTGCGACCACTGCACGTCGGGCCACGAGAACCTCTGCACCCGGTCCGAGTACACCGGGTGGGACGCCGACGGCGGCTACGCCGAGCTGGTGACCGTGCCGGCCGCCTACGCGTACCCGTGGCCGGAGGACCTCGACCCCGCCGCGAACGCGCCCCTGCTGTGCGCCGGGATCATCGGGTTCCGCGCGCTGCGGCGTGCCGAGGTCCCACCCGGCGGCCGGCTCGGCATCTACGGCTTCGGCGGGTCCGCGCACCTCACCGCGCAGGTCGCCCTCGCCGCGGGCGCGACGGTCCACGTCATGACCCGCGCGGCCGCGGCCCGTTCGCTCGCGATCGAGCTCGGGTGCGCCTCGGCCCAGGGTGCGGCCGACCGACCGCCGGAGCCGCTCGACGCCGCGATCCTGTTCGCCCCCGTGGGCGAGCTGGTCCCGGTCGCGCTCGAGGCCCTGCGCCCCGGCGGGACCCTGGCGATCGCCGGCATCCACCTGAGCGACGTGCCGCCGCTCGACTACCAGCGACACCTGTTCCACGAGAAGCAGCTGCGCTCTGTCGAGGCGAACACGCGTGAGGACGGCCGTGAGCTCCTGGCCACCGCGGCACGGATCGGTCTGCGCGTCTCGACGCAGCCCTACGCGTTCACCGACGCCGACCGGGCCCTCGCCGACCTCCGGGCGGACCGCGTCAACGGGGCCGCGGTGCTCACCTTCTGA
- a CDS encoding alpha-N-arabinofuranosidase: MPDATRATVIVNVDIPGPVISRHLYGHFAEHLGRCIYGGFWVGEDSPIPNEGGIRLDVVEALRELEIPNLRWPGGCFADEYHWRDGIGPREDRPRMVNTHWGDVEENNHFGSHEFMALCELLGTAPYVSGNVGSGTVREMSEWVEYLTRPGTSPMADLRRANGRDEPWRVPFWGIGNEPWGCGGRMRAEAYADLARQYATFCRNHGDNTLTRIAAGAADDDYAWTEALMRAVDAPGPSNALPFEAISVHYYTFGGTWEAKGSATQFGDDEYWRTVVAAQAIEPILRRHVAVMDRYDPERKVGLVLDEWGTWWDVEPGTNPGFLYQQNTMRDAIVASLHFDTFHRLADRLTMANIAQTVNVLQAMVLTDEETGALVRTPTFHVFEMNKVHHDATSVPVHVRAPQAQHDVAGTSVPTLSATASVTEGRCHVSLTNADLEHPVEVDLDLRGVSPQDVSARVLAPSSVRSFNSAADPDQVSPRPLEVVETSTGVRFTLPAHSFAVVEIR, from the coding sequence GTGCCAGACGCCACTCGTGCCACCGTCATCGTCAACGTCGACATCCCCGGGCCGGTCATCAGCCGCCATCTCTACGGGCACTTCGCGGAGCACCTCGGCCGGTGCATCTACGGCGGGTTCTGGGTGGGTGAGGACTCGCCGATCCCGAACGAGGGCGGCATCCGGCTGGACGTCGTCGAGGCGCTGCGCGAGCTGGAGATCCCGAACCTCCGGTGGCCCGGGGGCTGCTTCGCGGACGAGTACCACTGGCGCGACGGGATCGGCCCGCGCGAGGACCGCCCCCGCATGGTCAACACGCACTGGGGTGACGTCGAGGAGAACAACCACTTCGGCAGCCACGAGTTCATGGCGCTGTGCGAGCTGCTCGGCACGGCGCCGTACGTCTCGGGGAACGTCGGCTCCGGGACCGTCCGGGAGATGAGCGAGTGGGTCGAGTACCTCACCAGGCCGGGGACCTCGCCGATGGCCGACCTGAGGCGTGCGAACGGTCGCGACGAGCCGTGGCGGGTGCCGTTCTGGGGGATCGGGAACGAGCCCTGGGGCTGTGGCGGGCGGATGCGTGCGGAGGCCTACGCCGACCTCGCCCGGCAGTACGCGACGTTCTGCCGCAACCACGGGGACAACACGCTCACCCGCATCGCGGCGGGTGCCGCGGACGACGACTACGCCTGGACCGAAGCGCTCATGCGTGCGGTCGACGCCCCGGGACCGTCCAACGCCCTGCCCTTCGAGGCGATCTCGGTCCACTACTACACGTTCGGCGGCACCTGGGAGGCCAAGGGGAGCGCGACGCAGTTCGGCGACGACGAGTACTGGCGGACGGTCGTCGCCGCCCAGGCCATCGAGCCGATCCTGCGGCGGCACGTCGCGGTCATGGACCGCTACGACCCGGAACGGAAGGTCGGGCTCGTCCTCGACGAGTGGGGAACCTGGTGGGACGTCGAGCCCGGCACCAACCCCGGGTTCCTGTACCAGCAGAACACGATGCGGGACGCGATCGTCGCCTCGCTGCACTTCGACACGTTCCACCGGCTCGCCGACCGCCTCACGATGGCCAACATCGCCCAGACGGTCAACGTCCTGCAGGCCATGGTGCTCACCGACGAGGAGACCGGCGCCCTCGTCCGGACGCCGACCTTCCACGTGTTCGAGATGAACAAGGTCCACCACGACGCCACGTCCGTGCCGGTGCACGTCCGCGCACCGCAGGCGCAGCACGACGTGGCCGGGACGTCCGTCCCGACGCTCTCGGCCACGGCGAGCGTCACCGAGGGCCGGTGCCACGTGTCGTTGACGAACGCCGACCTCGAGCACCCCGTCGAGGTGGACCTCGACCTGCGGGGGGTCAGCCCGCAGGACGTGAGCGCCCGGGTGCTCGCGCCGTCGTCCGTCCGCTCGTTCAACAGTGCGGCGGACCCCGACCAGGTCAGCCCCCGGCCGCTCGAGGTGGTCGAGACGTCCACCGGGGTGCGCTTCACCCTCCCGGCGCACTCCTTCGCGGTCGTCGAGATCCGCTGA
- a CDS encoding PIG-L family deacetylase, giving the protein MDRLVRAALEAHVSRRELLAALGVVPFVIFATEPSSHPVATHRSVLAAIATPTSPAATATPASRPVVAGPTAGGSMQIVAHEDDDLLFQNPDVLHDIVAGRHVRSVFVTAGDAARDRAYWTGRERGSMAAYARMAGVADRWTTADAGVPGTPIRLHTLVEAPHVSVVFMRLPDGNRTGSGMMDHHHESLMRLWRGDIATIHAVDGSASYTAVSLRQTLTTLMSTYQPTTIRTQDWTIAFGTGDNADHTATALFVQQAHREYDAAHSVIAYEGYPAWTRPPDVDGADLTAKSRAFRAYAVDDSIMCLKPWCAGDLVSSLRLARQYITASESVGNVARDPGVRVTASSQTPWTGQTAARAIDGFAHDGAGSFEQVWATDGGRAGSWIQLDFPTPTAVNGVVLYDRPNDHDQITGATLRFSDGSTVPTGALADNGSAMTVRFPSRVVTSLRLTVTSVSATTRNVGLAQLEVYDNMPQPAATP; this is encoded by the coding sequence ATGGATCGCCTTGTCCGCGCGGCGCTCGAGGCGCATGTGTCGCGACGCGAGCTCCTGGCGGCGCTCGGCGTGGTCCCGTTCGTGATCTTCGCGACCGAGCCGTCGTCCCACCCGGTCGCGACGCACCGCAGCGTGCTGGCCGCGATCGCCACCCCGACGTCTCCCGCGGCGACGGCGACGCCCGCGTCCCGACCTGTCGTCGCCGGCCCCACGGCGGGAGGCTCGATGCAGATCGTCGCGCACGAGGACGACGACCTGCTGTTCCAGAACCCCGACGTGCTGCACGACATCGTGGCCGGACGCCACGTCCGCTCGGTGTTCGTCACCGCCGGTGACGCCGCCCGGGACCGCGCCTACTGGACGGGCCGCGAGCGCGGCAGCATGGCGGCCTACGCGCGGATGGCCGGTGTGGCGGACCGGTGGACCACGGCCGACGCCGGCGTCCCGGGGACCCCGATCCGCCTGCACACCCTGGTCGAGGCCCCGCACGTCTCCGTCGTGTTCATGCGGCTCCCCGACGGGAACCGGACCGGGAGCGGGATGATGGACCACCACCACGAGAGCCTCATGCGGCTCTGGCGCGGTGACATCGCGACGATCCACGCGGTCGACGGCAGCGCGAGCTACACGGCCGTGTCCCTGCGCCAGACCCTCACGACGCTGATGAGCACCTACCAGCCGACGACGATCCGCACCCAGGACTGGACCATCGCGTTCGGGACCGGTGACAACGCGGACCACACCGCCACGGCGCTGTTCGTGCAGCAGGCGCACCGGGAGTACGACGCCGCGCACAGCGTGATCGCGTACGAGGGGTACCCCGCCTGGACCCGCCCGCCGGACGTCGACGGCGCGGACCTCACCGCGAAGTCGCGCGCATTCCGCGCATACGCCGTCGACGACTCGATCATGTGCCTGAAACCGTGGTGTGCGGGCGACCTGGTGTCCTCGCTCCGGCTCGCCCGCCAGTACATCACCGCGAGCGAGTCGGTCGGGAACGTGGCCAGGGACCCGGGCGTGCGCGTCACGGCGTCCTCGCAGACCCCCTGGACCGGGCAGACCGCGGCGCGCGCGATCGACGGCTTCGCGCACGACGGCGCGGGCTCGTTCGAGCAGGTGTGGGCGACCGACGGCGGCCGGGCCGGCAGCTGGATCCAGCTCGACTTCCCCACGCCGACGGCCGTCAACGGCGTCGTGCTCTACGACCGACCGAACGACCACGACCAGATCACCGGCGCCACCCTGCGCTTCTCGGACGGCAGCACCGTGCCGACCGGTGCCCTCGCGGACAACGGCTCCGCGATGACCGTGCGCTTCCCGTCCCGGGTCGTCACGAGCCTCCGGCTGACCGTGACCTCGGTGAGCGCGACGACACGGAACGTCGGCCTTGCCCAGCTCGAGGTCTACGACAACATGCCGCAGCCTGCCGCAACGCCCTGA
- a CDS encoding glycoside hydrolase family 3 N-terminal domain-containing protein, which translates to MTLEEKLAQLVGFWVDQGGEVVAPMQGEMASSGRLDEATAHGIGHLTRVYGTRPVDPVERAAWLWREQRRLVTETRLGIPALVHEECLTGLAAWKAATYPTPLAWGGTFDPDLVAEMGALIGTSMRELGIHQGLAPVLDVIRDPRWGRVDECIGEDPYLVGTVGTAYVRGLQSAGVHATLKHFVGYSASRAGRNHGPVSAGPRELADVLLPPFEMAVLDGGARSVMNSYAEVDGVPMASDPTYLTTLLRETWGFDGVVVADYFSVAFLHVMHAVAADLGEAAALALAAGIDVELPTGDAYLQPLAERVRAGLVDEALVDRAVLRALAQKEELGLLDATFEDEPPTAIDLDSPEHRDVARRVAEESVVLLTNDGVLPLGGTDRPAPRRVAVLGPNAARAEALMGCYSFVNHVLVHHPEVPMGFAIPSVLEGLRAELPGTEVRYAEGCSVEGDDTSGFAEAIALASDADVAVVVVGDQAGLFGRGTVGEGNDTETLDLPGVQRQLVEAVIATGTPVVMVMLTGRPYAVGWAVDGASAPSAVLQAFFPGEEGGTALAGILSGRVNPSGRLPVTLPRSAGAQPYSYLHPILGGPSEVTSTDSTPVLPFGHGLSYTSFTRTDVLADHEVAAGDTFTVQVQVRNTGERAGVDVVQLYARDVNATVTRPVAQLLGYRRVALAVGESALVRFRVPTTRLAFSDRTMVRIVEPGAVELWVGPSCAEKETTTEITVTGPVHRVTTADPRLVVSEVVPATVEVADEVGLGVQRPIEEAPVS; encoded by the coding sequence ATGACGCTCGAGGAGAAGCTTGCCCAGCTCGTCGGCTTCTGGGTCGACCAGGGTGGTGAGGTCGTCGCTCCCATGCAGGGCGAGATGGCGTCGTCCGGCCGGCTCGACGAGGCCACCGCGCACGGGATCGGGCATCTCACCCGCGTGTACGGCACCCGGCCGGTCGACCCCGTCGAGCGCGCGGCGTGGCTGTGGCGCGAGCAGCGTCGCCTCGTCACCGAGACCCGCCTCGGCATCCCGGCCCTCGTGCACGAGGAGTGCCTGACCGGCCTCGCGGCCTGGAAGGCCGCCACGTACCCGACCCCGCTGGCCTGGGGTGGCACCTTCGACCCCGACCTCGTGGCCGAGATGGGCGCGCTCATCGGCACCTCGATGCGCGAGCTCGGCATCCACCAGGGGCTGGCCCCGGTCCTCGACGTGATCCGCGACCCACGCTGGGGGAGGGTCGACGAGTGCATCGGCGAGGATCCGTACCTGGTCGGGACGGTCGGCACGGCCTACGTGCGAGGACTGCAGTCCGCCGGGGTGCACGCCACGCTCAAGCACTTCGTCGGGTACTCGGCCTCCCGTGCCGGGCGCAACCACGGCCCGGTCAGCGCCGGACCGCGCGAGCTCGCCGACGTGCTGCTGCCACCGTTCGAGATGGCGGTGTTGGACGGCGGGGCGCGCTCGGTCATGAACTCCTACGCGGAGGTCGACGGCGTCCCGATGGCATCGGACCCGACGTACCTCACCACGCTGCTGCGTGAGACGTGGGGCTTCGACGGCGTCGTCGTCGCCGACTACTTCTCGGTGGCGTTCCTGCACGTGATGCACGCCGTCGCGGCCGATCTCGGGGAGGCCGCCGCGCTCGCGCTGGCGGCCGGCATCGACGTCGAGCTGCCGACGGGCGACGCCTACCTGCAGCCGCTCGCCGAGCGGGTGCGGGCGGGACTCGTCGACGAGGCCCTCGTGGACCGTGCCGTGCTCCGCGCGCTCGCGCAGAAGGAGGAGCTCGGCCTGCTCGACGCGACGTTCGAGGACGAGCCGCCGACGGCGATCGACCTCGACTCACCGGAGCACCGCGACGTCGCGCGCCGGGTGGCCGAGGAGTCCGTGGTGCTGCTCACGAACGACGGCGTCCTGCCGCTCGGCGGCACGGACCGTCCGGCCCCGCGGCGGGTGGCCGTGCTCGGACCGAACGCCGCCCGCGCCGAGGCCCTGATGGGCTGCTACTCGTTCGTCAACCACGTGCTCGTGCACCACCCCGAGGTGCCGATGGGGTTCGCGATCCCGTCGGTGCTCGAGGGGCTCCGGGCGGAGCTCCCCGGCACCGAGGTGCGGTACGCCGAGGGCTGCTCCGTCGAGGGCGACGACACGTCCGGCTTCGCCGAGGCGATCGCGCTCGCGAGCGACGCGGACGTCGCGGTGGTCGTCGTGGGTGACCAGGCCGGACTGTTCGGCCGCGGGACCGTCGGAGAGGGGAACGACACCGAGACCCTCGACCTCCCCGGGGTGCAGCGTCAGCTCGTCGAGGCCGTGATCGCCACCGGGACGCCGGTCGTGATGGTCATGCTGACCGGGCGACCGTACGCGGTGGGGTGGGCGGTCGACGGGGCATCCGCGCCGTCGGCGGTGCTCCAGGCGTTCTTCCCCGGGGAAGAGGGCGGCACGGCGCTCGCCGGCATCCTGTCAGGGCGGGTCAACCCGTCCGGCCGGCTGCCGGTGACCCTGCCACGATCGGCCGGCGCCCAGCCGTACTCCTACCTGCACCCGATCCTCGGCGGCCCCTCGGAGGTCACCAGCACGGACAGCACACCGGTGCTGCCGTTCGGGCACGGGCTGTCCTACACCTCGTTCACGCGCACCGACGTGCTCGCGGACCACGAGGTCGCAGCGGGCGACACGTTCACGGTGCAGGTCCAGGTCCGCAACACCGGTGAGCGGGCCGGCGTCGACGTGGTCCAGCTGTACGCGCGCGACGTGAACGCGACCGTGACCCGCCCGGTCGCGCAGCTGCTCGGATACCGGCGGGTTGCGCTGGCAGTCGGGGAGTCGGCACTGGTCCGGTTCCGGGTGCCCACCACCCGGCTGGCGTTCTCCGACCGCACGATGGTGCGCATCGTCGAGCCCGGGGCGGTCGAGCTGTGGGTCGGCCCGTCGTGCGCGGAGAAGGAGACCACGACCGAGATCACGGTGACCGGTCCGGTGCACCGTGTGACGACCGCCGACCCGAGACTCGTCGTGAGCGAGGTCGTGCCGGCGACGGTCGAGGTCGCCGACGAGGTCGGGCTGGGCGTGCAGCGGCCGATCGAAGAGGCCCCGGTGTCCTGA
- a CDS encoding phosphatase PAP2 family protein → MDALVVALAQYLPLLVPVAAAVVWFTLPTGAKVALAFQAVVALVVVAGLIQLAAALHTDPRPFVVDPSVVPLFPHPADNGFPSDHTALASTVGLLVLLHRRRVGLVLLLAGVLGGAARVLAHVHHVQDIVAGVAIAGITVAIAAVAWSGVLPRLRGRLAVLAAAG, encoded by the coding sequence ATGGATGCCCTCGTCGTCGCCCTCGCGCAGTACCTCCCCCTGCTGGTCCCTGTTGCCGCCGCCGTCGTGTGGTTCACACTGCCGACGGGGGCGAAGGTCGCGCTCGCGTTCCAGGCGGTCGTCGCGCTCGTCGTCGTCGCCGGGCTGATCCAGCTCGCCGCAGCCCTGCACACCGACCCTCGTCCGTTCGTCGTCGACCCGTCCGTGGTGCCGCTGTTCCCCCACCCGGCCGACAACGGGTTCCCCTCCGACCACACGGCCCTCGCCTCGACCGTCGGCCTGCTCGTCCTGCTCCACCGCCGGCGCGTCGGGCTCGTGCTGCTGCTCGCCGGTGTCCTCGGCGGCGCCGCGCGCGTGCTCGCCCACGTGCACCACGTCCAGGACATCGTCGCCGGGGTGGCCATCGCCGGGATCACGGTCGCGATCGCCGCCGTCGCCTGGAGCGGCGTCCTCCCGCGGCTGCGCGGACGCCTGGCCGTCCTGGCCGCAGCCGGCTGA
- a CDS encoding CGNR zinc finger domain-containing protein, giving the protein MTFTHDTEASLQAAVELVNSASDPATLSTPDQLTEFLERWEYTGRHDGTMRELEEVQDLRPRLRELLTADRDHAVTLVNTMLAGAHAVPQLSRHGRHDWHVHAVSGTEPLAVRMIVETAMAMVDVIRADEMSRLGVCADDTCDGIVLDLSRNRSRRFCSTTCGNRNAVAAYRARQAEQH; this is encoded by the coding sequence ATGACGTTCACCCATGACACGGAGGCGTCGCTCCAGGCAGCGGTCGAGCTCGTCAACAGCGCGTCCGACCCGGCCACCCTGAGCACGCCCGACCAGCTCACGGAGTTCCTCGAACGCTGGGAGTACACCGGCCGGCACGACGGCACGATGCGCGAGCTCGAGGAGGTCCAGGACCTGCGCCCCCGGCTGCGCGAGCTGCTCACCGCGGACCGGGACCACGCGGTGACCCTGGTCAACACGATGCTCGCCGGGGCTCACGCGGTGCCCCAGCTCTCCCGGCACGGCCGCCACGACTGGCACGTGCACGCGGTGTCCGGCACCGAACCCCTCGCCGTCCGGATGATCGTGGAGACCGCCATGGCGATGGTCGACGTGATCCGCGCGGACGAGATGTCCCGGCTCGGGGTGTGCGCGGACGACACGTGCGACGGCATCGTGCTCGACCTGTCCCGCAACCGGTCGCGCCGGTTCTGCAGCACGACCTGCGGCAACCGGAACGCGGTCGCGGCCTACCGGGCCCGTCAGGCCGAGCAGCACTGA
- a CDS encoding class A beta-lactamase-related serine hydrolase, with amino-acid sequence MYALNLDTGLAASYNPATAFVTASIVKVDLVAALLLRAQDAARELTATERSLATAAITASSNDAATSIFQAIGGAGGLASANARLGLVETTPRSSWGLTTTSAADQVRLLTALTSDNSPLTASSRAYLLGLMSEVCDDQDWGVTAAGDDDAPVKNGWLPYSGDGYAWEVNSIGIVTVGSQRVLIAVLTRHGATEESGIALVEQLSRLAAAAVT; translated from the coding sequence GTGTACGCGCTCAACCTCGACACCGGTCTGGCGGCCTCGTACAACCCGGCGACCGCTTTCGTCACCGCCAGCATCGTCAAGGTGGACCTCGTCGCGGCCCTGCTGCTCCGGGCCCAGGACGCCGCACGCGAGCTGACGGCGACCGAACGGTCGCTCGCCACGGCAGCGATCACCGCCAGCAGCAACGACGCCGCGACCAGCATCTTCCAGGCCATCGGCGGGGCAGGCGGCCTCGCGAGCGCGAACGCCCGACTGGGGCTCGTCGAGACCACCCCCCGGTCGTCCTGGGGTCTCACGACGACCTCGGCGGCCGACCAGGTCCGCCTGCTGACCGCCCTCACCAGCGACAACAGCCCGCTGACCGCGTCGTCCCGCGCCTACCTGCTCGGGCTCATGTCCGAGGTCTGCGACGACCAGGACTGGGGCGTCACCGCCGCCGGTGACGACGACGCGCCCGTCAAGAACGGCTGGCTCCCGTACAGCGGCGACGGCTACGCGTGGGAGGTGAACTCGATCGGGATCGTCACCGTCGGAAGCCAGCGCGTCCTGATCGCCGTCCTGACCCGCCACGGCGCCACCGAGGAGAGCGGCATCGCGCTCGTCGAGCAGCTCAGCAGGCTCGCCGCTGCCGCGGTGACGTGA
- a CDS encoding carbohydrate ABC transporter permease yields MSATTLDTSTQGSRVHKDPEKRDWGSPTIYFIALLLVATMLAPVLYIILGGFRTNSQITNNPAGFPAPWVIGNYLDVLKGGIFWQEVVNSTITAVATTIGVVVLGLMASYVLARYRFRGRGAMYTLFAAGLMFPMTVAITPLYLMIKSLGLINTLPGLILPQIAFALPVTIIILVPFLRAIPDEIEEAAAIDGCSRLGFFFRMVVPLSIPGVVTVGILAFIGSWNSYLLPLFVLNNEASYTLPLGVQAFASQYSVDTAKVLAFTSLSMIPALVFFSLFERRIVGGLTGAVKG; encoded by the coding sequence ATGTCTGCTACCACGCTCGACACGTCGACCCAGGGGTCCCGCGTCCACAAGGACCCGGAGAAGCGCGACTGGGGCAGCCCGACGATCTACTTCATCGCCCTGCTGCTCGTCGCCACGATGCTCGCGCCCGTCCTGTACATCATCCTCGGCGGGTTCCGGACGAACTCCCAGATCACGAACAACCCGGCGGGGTTCCCGGCACCGTGGGTGATCGGCAACTACCTCGACGTCCTGAAGGGTGGGATCTTCTGGCAGGAGGTGGTCAACTCCACGATCACCGCTGTCGCCACCACGATCGGGGTCGTGGTCCTCGGCCTCATGGCCAGCTACGTCCTCGCCCGCTACCGCTTCCGCGGGCGCGGTGCGATGTACACGCTGTTCGCCGCCGGCCTCATGTTCCCGATGACCGTCGCGATCACCCCGCTGTACCTCATGATCAAGAGCCTCGGCCTGATCAACACGTTGCCGGGGCTCATCCTCCCGCAGATCGCGTTCGCCCTTCCGGTCACGATCATCATCCTCGTGCCGTTCCTGCGGGCGATCCCGGACGAGATCGAGGAAGCCGCCGCGATCGACGGGTGCAGCCGCCTGGGGTTCTTCTTCCGCATGGTCGTCCCGTTGTCGATCCCTGGCGTCGTCACGGTAGGGATCCTCGCGTTCATCGGCAGCTGGAACAGCTACCTGCTCCCGTTGTTCGTCCTGAACAACGAGGCGAGCTACACCCTGCCGCTCGGCGTGCAGGCGTTCGCCTCGCAGTACTCGGTCGACACCGCCAAGGTCCTGGCGTTCACGTCGCTGTCGATGATCCCTGCACTGGTCTTCTTCAGCCTCTTCGAGCGCCGGATCGTCGGCGGCCTGACCGGAGCGGTCAAGGGCTGA